From Primulina huaijiensis isolate GDHJ02 chromosome 15, ASM1229523v2, whole genome shotgun sequence, one genomic window encodes:
- the LOC140959619 gene encoding large ribosomal subunit protein P2B-like: protein MKVIAAYLLAVLSGNTCPSTDDLKDILGSVGAEADDDRINLLLSQVKGKDISELIAAGREKLASVPARGGGVAVAAPTSGAGGAPAAAAEPKKEEKVEEKEESDDDMGFSLFD from the exons ATGAAGGTTATAGCAGCTTACTTGTTGGCGGTATTGAGTGGCAACACCTGTCCCTCCACCGATGACTTGAAAGATATTCTCGGTTCAg TTGGAGCAGAGGCTGATGATGACAGAATTAATTTGCTTCTGTCTCAAGTTAAGGGAAAAGATATCTCCGAGTTGATTGCTGCAGGGAGGGAAAAGTTAGCTTCTGTGCCTGCCCGTGGCGGCGGAGTCGCTGTTGCTGCACCAACTAGTGGTGCAGGTGGTGCACCTGCTGCGGCTGCTGAGCCCAAGAAAGAAGAGAAAGTAGAAGAGAAGGAAGAATCTGATGAT GATATGGGCTTTAGTCTATTCGACTAA
- the LOC140958337 gene encoding uncharacterized protein, translating to MRDFASCFGENAVRLSDTSCSSRSNNSTLSPSLISSTQDSVTCFYRTVLSTQKQVLITVSWCKNTLSQGLNITLGDDYSSSFKLNTNSRLFRKLKGSKSMEFTDSKVEVFWDLSTAQYQTGPEPMDGYYVLIMFGSELGLILGDMVDEAMARKLKTGTRIAKFSLLSRQEHFSGSTLYSTKVQFSETGVPHDILIRCSGEDEGLKYPVLSVCVDKKMVTRVDRLQWNFRGNQTIFLDGLLVDLMWDVHDWIHNSGQGYAVFMFRTRSGVDNRLWMEEKMVQKDQDKVEFSLMIYACKNM from the coding sequence ATGAGAGATTTCGCGTCTTGTTTCGGGGAAAATGCAGTACGACTATCTGACACTTCTTGTTCAAGCCGCTCAAATAATTCTACTCTCTCTCCATCTCTGATCTCGTCAACTCAAGATTCCGTCACTTGTTTCTACAGAACGGTTCTCTCCACTCAGAAGCAGGTTTTGATCACAGTATCGTGGTGCAAGAACACCTTATCTCAAGGGCTTAACATAACTTTAGGTGACGATTATTCAAGCTCCTTCAAACTCAACACGAATTCGAGGTTATTCCGGAAGCTGAAAGGTAGCAAATCAATGGAGTTCACTGATTCTAAAGTCGAAGTTTTTTGGGATCTTTCGACGGCACAGTACCAAACAGGCCCGGAGCCTATGGATGGATATTATGTATTGATCATGTTTGGTTCAGAACTTGGCCTGATTCTTGGAGACATGGTCGACGAAGCCATGGCGAGAAAGCTGAAAACCGGGACAAGAATTGCTAAATTCTCACTACTTTCACGCCAAGAACATTTTTCAGGCAGTACCCTTTATTCAACTAAGGTTCAATTCTCAGAAACTGGTGTTCCACATGATATCTTGATACGTTGCAGCGGAGAAGACGAAGGGCTTAAGTATCCGGTCCTATCGGTTTGCGTTGATAAAAAGATGGTTACTCGAGTGGACCGGCTGCAATGGAATTTCAGAGGAAATCAGACAATTTTCTTGGATGGTTTGCTGGTGGATTTGATGTGGGATGTTCATGATTGGATCCACAATTCGGGGCAGGGATATGCAGTGTTCATGTTCAGGACAAGAAGTGGGGTGGATAACAGATTGTGGATGGAGGAGAAGATGGTGCAGAAAGATCAAGACAAGGTCGAGTTTTCGTTGATGATATATGCTTGTAAAAACATGTGA
- the LOC140959711 gene encoding uncharacterized protein encodes MQNLNKLHLLQLLFLHVFAPPSSKSQEIPVSRCGSTVIQEPFVAQNPTNSSILNHMILCNSGKLYFRTTVGLFPVSSIDYSAKLLTVSHTCSSTSNFISPYHLSAGFPLSPSSNSVILLNCSKKVHKIPSSSCDNHTRTFDHGCGNLSVKRLFSCLAFDEFESLGKSFDGYKEMDCTHYRRVYRNGDRLEMGTQISFDIPDHVPNPCDQCEKPYGNCGVGLRCICHPRKCKDKVISVGAVLDPIGNIIFSMFFFIVMMETL; translated from the exons ATGCAGAACTTGAACAAACTTCATCTTCTTCAACTCCTTTTCCTCCACGTTTTCGCGCCCCCGTCCTCAAAATCCCAAGAAATCCCAGTAAGTCGCTGTGGGAGCACGGTCATTCAAGAACCTTTCGTAGCTCAAAATCCcacaaattcttcaatcttaAACCACATGATCCTCTGCAACTCTGGTAAATTATACTTCAGAACCACCGTCGGCCTTTTCCCGGTATCCTCCATTGATTACTCAGCCAAACTCCTCACTGTTTCCCACACTTGTTCTTCAACTTCCAACTTTATATCCCCCTATCATCTTTCTGCCGGATTCCCTCTTTCTCCAAGCTCAAACTCGGTAATACTACTAAATTGCTCAAAGAAAGTGCATAAAATTCCATCGTCCTCGTGTGATAATCATACTCGGACTTTTGATCATGGCTGTGGCAATTTATCTGTTAAAAGGTTGTTTTCTTGTTTGGCCTTtgatgaatttgaaagcttgggAAAGAGTTTTGATGGCTACAAGGAGATGGATTGCACACATTACAGGCGAGTTTACAGAAATGGTGACAGATTAGAGATGGGAACCCAGATTAGTTTCGATATTCCGGATCATGTTCCAAATCCTTGTGATCAGTGTGAGAAGCCATATGGGAATTGTGGGGTGGGATTAAGATGCATCTGCCATCCTAGAAAATGCA AAGATAAGGTGATTTCAGTGGGTGCAGTATTAGATCCCATTGGGAACATCATTTTCTCTATGTTCTTCTTCATCGTCATGATGGAAACTCTTTGA